A single genomic interval of Puntigrus tetrazona isolate hp1 chromosome 1, ASM1883169v1, whole genome shotgun sequence harbors:
- the cul4a gene encoding cullin-4A isoform X1, translated as MAEDIQHNQKSNFNGLTKPAKSGASRKLVIKNFKDRPKLTDSYTEDTWMKLRDAVSAIQNSTSIKYNLEELYQAVENLCSYKVSPLLYKQLRQVCEDHVQAQILQFREESLDNLSFLKRMNRCWQDHCRQTIMIRSIFLFLDRTYVLQNSLLPSIWDTGLELFRTHIISDGAVQSRTVEALLELIERERSGETVERSLLRSLLGMLSDLQVYKDSFEQRFLSETHRLYAAEGQRLMQERDVPEYLHHVARRLEEENDRVISYLDQSTQKPLITTVEKQLLGEHMTSILQKGLQMLLDENRVCELTLLYELFSKVKGGLTVLLQAWREYIKSFGGEIVSSPERDKEMVQELLDFKDKMDHVTQRCFQRNDSFINAMKEAFESFINKRPNKPAELIAKYVDSKLRAGNKEATEEELERILDKIMIIFRFIHGKDVFEAFYKKDLAKRLLVGKSASVDAEKSMLSKLKHECGAAFTSKLEGMFKDMELSKDIMIQFKQYMQNQSDPSNIELTVNILTMGYWPSYTPMDVHLPAEMVKLQEVFKLFYLGKHSGRKLQWQATLGHAVLKTEFKEGKKELQVSLFQTLVLLMFNETDECSVEDIRSATGIEDGELKRTLQSLACGKARVLNKSPRGKDVEDGDRFHFNSDFRHKLFRIKINQIQMKETVEEQVSTTERVFQDRQYQIDAAVVRIMKMRKTLSHNLLVSELYNQLKFPVKPADLKKRIESLIDRDYMERDKENPNQYHYVA; from the exons ATGGCGGAAGACATTCAGCATAATCAGAAATCAAACTTTAACGGACTCACCAAACCCGCCAAATCAGGAGCGTCCAGGAAACTcgtcatcaagaacttcaaag ACAGGCCGAAGCTGACGGACTCGTACACTGAAGACACGTGGATGAAGCTCAGAGATGCGGTCAGCGCCATTCAGAACAGCACCTCCATCAAATATAACCTGGAGGAGCTTTACCAG GCCGTGGAGAATCTGTGCTCCTATAAAGTATCACCTCTGTTATACAAGCAGCTGCGGCAGGTGTGTGAGGATCACGTCCAGGCCCAGATCCTGCAGTTCAGAGA AGAGTCTCTGGACAATCTGTCTTTCCTCAAGAGAATGAACCGCTGCTGGCAGGACCACTGCAGACAAacg ATCATGATCCGCAGTATTTTCCTGTTTCTGGACCGAACATATGTCCTCCAGAACTCTCTGCTGCCGTCCATCTG GGACACGGGGCTGGAGTTGTTCCGGACTCACATCATCAGTGACGGAGCGGTTCAGAGCCGGACGGTGGAGGCTCTCCTGGAGCTGATCGAGCGCGAGCGGAGCGGAGAGACGGTGGAGCGCAGTCTGCTGCGGAGCTTACTGGGCATGCTCTCTGACCTGCAG gtgtatAAGGACTCGTTCGAGCAGAGGTTTTTATCAGAGACACATCGTCTGTACGCCGCTGAGGGTCAGAGACTGATGCAGGAGAGAGAC GTTCCTGAGTACCTTCATCATGTAGCGCGGCGTCTGGAGGAAGAGAACGACCGAGTCATCAGCTACTTGGATCAGAGCAcgca AAAGCCGCTCATCACTACAGTAGAGAAGCAGCTGCTGGGAGAACACATGACCTCCATCCTGCAGAAAG gcctGCAGATGCTGCTGGATGAGAACCGTGTGTGTGAGCTGACTCTTCTCTACGAGCTCTTCAGTAAAGTCAAGGGAGGGCTGACTGTGCTGCTGCAGGCCTGGAGAGAATACATCAAG AGCTTCGGAGGAGAGATCGTGAGTTCTCcggagagagataaagagatgGTTCAGGAGCTGCTGGACTTCAAGGACAAGATGGACCACGTGACGCAGCGCTGCTTCCAGAGGAACGACAGCTTCATCAACGCCATGAAAGAGGCCTTCGAGAGCTTCATCAACAAGAGACCCAACAAACCCGCCGAGCTCATCG CGAAGTACGTGGACTCTAAGCTACGGGCGGGAAATAAAGAGGCCACCGAGGAGGAGCTGGAGAGGATTCTGGACAAGATCATGATCATCTTCCGCTTCATCCACG ggAAGGACGTGTTCGAGGCCTTCTATAAGAAGGATCTGGCCAAGCGTCTTCTGGTGGGGAAGAGTGCTTCGGTGGATGCGGAGAAGTCCATGCTGTCCAAACTCAAACACG aGTGTGGAGCAGCGTTCACCAGTAAACTCGAGGGGATGTTCAAAGACATGGAGCTCTCCAAAGACATCATGATCCAGTtcaaacag tacATGCAGAACCAGAGTGATCCCAGCAACATCGAGCTGACCGTCAACATCCTGACGATGGGCTACTGGCCCTCATACACACCAATGGACGTCCATCTGCctgctgag atggtGAAGCTTCAGGAGGTGTTTAAGCTCTTCTATCTGGGGAAACACAGTGGCCGTAAACTGCAGTGGCAGGCCACACTTGGTCACGCAGTGTTGAAGACTGAATTTAaagag ggAAAGAAGGAGCTGCAGGTGTCTTTGTTTCAGACTCTCGTCCTGCTGATGTTCAACGAGACTGATGAGTGTTCAGTGGAGGACATCCGCTCAGCCACAGGCATtg aggACGGCGAGCTCAAGCGTACACTGCAGTCTCTGGCCTGTGGAAAAGCCAGAGTGCTGAATAAATCTCCTCGAGGGAAGGATGTAGAAGATGGAGACCGCTTTCACTTCAACAGCGACTTCAGACACAAACTCTTCCGCATCAAGATCAACCAGATCCAGATGAAGGAGacg GTGGAGGAGCAGGTGAGCACCACAGAGCGTGTGTTCCAGGACCGTCAGTATCAGATCGACGCAGCGGTGGTCAGGATCATGAAGATGAGGAAGACTCTGAGCCACAACCTGCTCGTGTCTGAACTCTACAACCAGCTCAAGTTCCCCGTCAAG CCGGCGGATCTGAAGAAGCGCATCGAGTCTCTGATCGACCGGGATTATATGGAACGAGACAAAGAAAACCCCAACCAGTACCACTATGTGGCGTAA
- the cul4a gene encoding cullin-4A isoform X2, giving the protein MAEDIQHNQKSNFNGLTKPAKSGASRKLVIKNFKDRPKLTDSYTEDTWMKLRDAVSAIQNSTSIKYNLEELYQAVENLCSYKVSPLLYKQLRQVCEDHVQAQILQFREESLDNLSFLKRMNRCWQDHCRQTIMIRSIFLFLDRTYVLQNSLLPSIWDTGLELFRTHIISDGAVQSRTVEALLELIERERSGETVERSLLRSLLGMLSDLQVYKDSFEQRFLSETHRLYAAEGQRLMQERDVPEYLHHVARRLEEENDRVISYLDQSTQKPLITTVEKQLLGEHMTSILQKGLQMLLDENRVCELTLLYELFSKVKGGLTVLLQAWREYIKSFGGEIVSSPERDKEMVQELLDFKDKMDHVTQRCFQRNDSFINAMKEAFESFINKRPNKPAELIAKYVDSKLRAGNKEATEEELERILDKIMIIFRFIHGKDVFEAFYKKDLAKRLLVGKSASVDAEKSMLSKLKHECGAAFTSKLEGMFKDMELSKDIMIQFKQNQSDPSNIELTVNILTMGYWPSYTPMDVHLPAEMVKLQEVFKLFYLGKHSGRKLQWQATLGHAVLKTEFKEGKKELQVSLFQTLVLLMFNETDECSVEDIRSATGIEDGELKRTLQSLACGKARVLNKSPRGKDVEDGDRFHFNSDFRHKLFRIKINQIQMKETVEEQVSTTERVFQDRQYQIDAAVVRIMKMRKTLSHNLLVSELYNQLKFPVKPADLKKRIESLIDRDYMERDKENPNQYHYVA; this is encoded by the exons ATGGCGGAAGACATTCAGCATAATCAGAAATCAAACTTTAACGGACTCACCAAACCCGCCAAATCAGGAGCGTCCAGGAAACTcgtcatcaagaacttcaaag ACAGGCCGAAGCTGACGGACTCGTACACTGAAGACACGTGGATGAAGCTCAGAGATGCGGTCAGCGCCATTCAGAACAGCACCTCCATCAAATATAACCTGGAGGAGCTTTACCAG GCCGTGGAGAATCTGTGCTCCTATAAAGTATCACCTCTGTTATACAAGCAGCTGCGGCAGGTGTGTGAGGATCACGTCCAGGCCCAGATCCTGCAGTTCAGAGA AGAGTCTCTGGACAATCTGTCTTTCCTCAAGAGAATGAACCGCTGCTGGCAGGACCACTGCAGACAAacg ATCATGATCCGCAGTATTTTCCTGTTTCTGGACCGAACATATGTCCTCCAGAACTCTCTGCTGCCGTCCATCTG GGACACGGGGCTGGAGTTGTTCCGGACTCACATCATCAGTGACGGAGCGGTTCAGAGCCGGACGGTGGAGGCTCTCCTGGAGCTGATCGAGCGCGAGCGGAGCGGAGAGACGGTGGAGCGCAGTCTGCTGCGGAGCTTACTGGGCATGCTCTCTGACCTGCAG gtgtatAAGGACTCGTTCGAGCAGAGGTTTTTATCAGAGACACATCGTCTGTACGCCGCTGAGGGTCAGAGACTGATGCAGGAGAGAGAC GTTCCTGAGTACCTTCATCATGTAGCGCGGCGTCTGGAGGAAGAGAACGACCGAGTCATCAGCTACTTGGATCAGAGCAcgca AAAGCCGCTCATCACTACAGTAGAGAAGCAGCTGCTGGGAGAACACATGACCTCCATCCTGCAGAAAG gcctGCAGATGCTGCTGGATGAGAACCGTGTGTGTGAGCTGACTCTTCTCTACGAGCTCTTCAGTAAAGTCAAGGGAGGGCTGACTGTGCTGCTGCAGGCCTGGAGAGAATACATCAAG AGCTTCGGAGGAGAGATCGTGAGTTCTCcggagagagataaagagatgGTTCAGGAGCTGCTGGACTTCAAGGACAAGATGGACCACGTGACGCAGCGCTGCTTCCAGAGGAACGACAGCTTCATCAACGCCATGAAAGAGGCCTTCGAGAGCTTCATCAACAAGAGACCCAACAAACCCGCCGAGCTCATCG CGAAGTACGTGGACTCTAAGCTACGGGCGGGAAATAAAGAGGCCACCGAGGAGGAGCTGGAGAGGATTCTGGACAAGATCATGATCATCTTCCGCTTCATCCACG ggAAGGACGTGTTCGAGGCCTTCTATAAGAAGGATCTGGCCAAGCGTCTTCTGGTGGGGAAGAGTGCTTCGGTGGATGCGGAGAAGTCCATGCTGTCCAAACTCAAACACG aGTGTGGAGCAGCGTTCACCAGTAAACTCGAGGGGATGTTCAAAGACATGGAGCTCTCCAAAGACATCATGATCCAGTtcaaacag AACCAGAGTGATCCCAGCAACATCGAGCTGACCGTCAACATCCTGACGATGGGCTACTGGCCCTCATACACACCAATGGACGTCCATCTGCctgctgag atggtGAAGCTTCAGGAGGTGTTTAAGCTCTTCTATCTGGGGAAACACAGTGGCCGTAAACTGCAGTGGCAGGCCACACTTGGTCACGCAGTGTTGAAGACTGAATTTAaagag ggAAAGAAGGAGCTGCAGGTGTCTTTGTTTCAGACTCTCGTCCTGCTGATGTTCAACGAGACTGATGAGTGTTCAGTGGAGGACATCCGCTCAGCCACAGGCATtg aggACGGCGAGCTCAAGCGTACACTGCAGTCTCTGGCCTGTGGAAAAGCCAGAGTGCTGAATAAATCTCCTCGAGGGAAGGATGTAGAAGATGGAGACCGCTTTCACTTCAACAGCGACTTCAGACACAAACTCTTCCGCATCAAGATCAACCAGATCCAGATGAAGGAGacg GTGGAGGAGCAGGTGAGCACCACAGAGCGTGTGTTCCAGGACCGTCAGTATCAGATCGACGCAGCGGTGGTCAGGATCATGAAGATGAGGAAGACTCTGAGCCACAACCTGCTCGTGTCTGAACTCTACAACCAGCTCAAGTTCCCCGTCAAG CCGGCGGATCTGAAGAAGCGCATCGAGTCTCTGATCGACCGGGATTATATGGAACGAGACAAAGAAAACCCCAACCAGTACCACTATGTGGCGTAA
- the pcid2 gene encoding PCI domain-containing protein 2, protein MAHITLNQYLQQVLEAIESRDGSFCSEMLSFKHPHVANPRLQLSSPEEKCQQLLEPPYDEMVAAHLRCSTSFLKAFQAHKEENWALPIMFAVTLDLRIFANNAEQQLQSKGKGKIGDMLEKAAEQLMSCFRVCASDNRAMIQSKWGMLFLINQLFKIYFKINKLHLCKPLIRAIDSSNLKDEYSTAQRVTYKYYVGRKAMFDSDFKQAEEYLSFSFTHCHRSSQRNKRLILIYLLPVKMLLGHMPTHQLLKKYDLMQFTDVTKAVSEGNLLLLNEALVKHETFFIRCGIFLILEKLKIITYRNLFKKVYHLLKTHQLPLDAFLVALRMMKVEDVDIDEVQCILANLIFMGHIKGYISHQHQKLVVSKQNPFPPLSSVS, encoded by the exons ATGGCTCACATCACCCTGAATCAGTACCTGCagcag GTTCTGGAGGCCATCGAGAGCAGAGACGGCTCTTTCTGTTCAGAGATGCTGTCGTTCAAACACCCTCACGTGGCTAATCCTCGTCTCCAG cTCTCCAGCCCGGAGGAGAAGTGTCAGCAGCTGCTGGAGCCTCCGTATGATGAGATGGTAGCAGCTCACCTCAGGTG CTCAACATCGTTCCTGAAGGCGTTCCAGGCTCATAAAGAGGAGAACTG GGCACTTCCCATCATGTTCGCTGTGACCCTTGACCTCAGGATATTCGCCAATAAT GCGGAGCAGCAGCTGCAGTCGAAAGGCAAGGGGAAGATTGGAGACATGCTGGAGAAAGCAGCGGAGCAACTCATGAGCTGCTTTAGAGTGTGTGCCAGTGACAA tcgTGCT ATGATTCAAAGTAAATGGGGAATGTTGTTCCTGATCAATCAGCTCTTCAAGATCTATTTCAAA atcaATAAGCTGCACCTGTGTAAGCCGCTGATCCGAGCGATCGACAGCTCTAACCTGAAGGACGAGTACAGCACGGCTCAGCGCGTCACCTACAAGTACTACGTGGGCAGGAAGGCCATGTTCGACAGCGACTTCAAACAAG CTGAGGAGTATCTGTCCTTCTCCTTCACTCACTGTCATCGCTCCAGTCAGAGGAACAAGCGTCTGATCCTCATCTACCTGCTGCCTGTGAAGATGCTGCTG GGTCACATGCCCACACACCAGCTGCTGAAGAAGTACGACCTCATGCAGTTCACAGACGTCACCAAAGCTGtgag cgagGGGAACCTCCTGCTGCTGAACGAAGCTCTGGTCAAACACGAGACGTTCTTCATCCGCTGCGGTATCTTCCTCATCCTGGAGAAGCTGAAGATCATCACCTACAGGAACCTCTTCAAGAAAGT CTATCATCTGCTGAAGACCCATCAACTTCCTCTGGACGCCTTCCTCGTGGCTCTGAGGATGATGAAGGTGGAGGACGTGGACATCGACGAGGTTCAGTGCATCCTGGCCAACCTCATCTTCATG GGTCACATCAAGGGTTATATTTCCCATCAGCACCAGAAGCTGGTGGTCAGCAAGCAGAACCCGTTTCCTCCGCTGTCCAGCGTGTCCTAA